In Necator americanus strain Aroian chromosome IV, whole genome shotgun sequence, the following proteins share a genomic window:
- a CDS encoding hypothetical protein (NECATOR_CHRIV.G15051.T1), which produces MDDRSEGCEELNIPFPNYLGLFFITKKLLNIPRLILQIVVALSQPNDEQKEISAQSVALIPKFQKLDMEQEQEKGNYLAAGYIRR; this is translated from the coding sequence ATGGATGATCGTTCAGAGGGTTGTGAAGAGCTGAATATTCCGTTTCCAAATTACTTGGGGTTGTttttcataacaaaaaaactcTTGAATATTCCTCGCCTAATTCTACAAATAGTCGTAGCTTTATCACAACCGAATgatgagcaaaaagaaattagtgcTCAGAGTGTGGCGCTCAtaccaaaattccaaaaactgGATATGGAGCAAGAACAGGAAAAGGGTAATTACTTGGCAGCTGGTTACATTCGCCGCTAA
- a CDS encoding hypothetical protein (NECATOR_CHRIV.G15050.T1): MDFSSTSLPTEAAEWRSRSDMEHWAISVTQARMSVARPLPEAYPHLICVRYVCTLRHSCALYRSNKQYVCKAWRLLIYLLLNASQLRFRCDLLEKLVGSMNGVPLDVTSLLCEWQ, translated from the coding sequence ATGGACTTTTCATCGACATCGTTGCCGACAGAAGCCGCTGAATGGCGATCTCGTTCCGATATGGAACACTGGGCTATCTCAGTCACTCAGGCACGCATGAGCGTTGCCCGACCATTACCTGAGGCTTATCCTCATTTGATATGCGTGCGATATGTTTGCACCCTCCGCCACTCCTGTGCTCTCTACCGATCCAACAAGCAGTACGTGTGCAAGGCATGGCGGCTACTTATTTACCTGCTATTGAATGCATCTCAGCTTCGCTTTCGATGTGATCTTCTCGAGAAACTGGTGGGTTCGATGAATGGCGTCCCACTGGATGTGACGTCGTTGTTATGCGAGTGGCAGtga